Proteins found in one Larimichthys crocea isolate SSNF chromosome I, L_crocea_2.0, whole genome shotgun sequence genomic segment:
- the LOC113746702 gene encoding pleckstrin homology domain-containing family M member 3, with protein MNLAGCQRPVGLSRGKAKVCYYSGWYYCQSCHQDNSFLIPARLLHNWDTSKHKVSKQAKEFLEFVYEEPLLDVQQLNPCLYEHCEPLSTVLRLRQQLQSLRAYLFSCRATVAEDLRRRIFPREYLLQHIHLYSMADLQQVIDGKLAPFLSKVIKFASSHVFSCSLCREKGFICELCHNGQVIYPFQESATRRCDGCGAVFHAECRQKAQPCPRCVRRELHKRPSSFWSPDDDSPDCFHLPYQDT; from the exons ATGAATTTGGCAG GGTGTCAGCGTCCAGTTGGTCTTTCCAGAGGAAAAGCAAAGGTCTGCTACTACAGTGGCTGGTACTACTGCCAGAGCTGCCATCAGGACAACTCCTTCCTCATCCCAGCACGCCTGCTGCACAACTGGGACACCAGCAAGCACAAG GTGTCTAAGCAGGCCAAGGAGTTCCTGGAGTTTGTGTACGAGGAGCCCCTGCTGGACGTCCAGCAGCTCAACCCTTGTCTGTACGAGCACTGTGAGCCTCTCAGCACTGTCCTGCGTCTCCGTCAGCAGCTCCAGTCGCTGCGGGCCTACCTGTTCAGCTGCCGGGCAACTGTTGCCGAGGACCTCAGACGAAG GATCTTCCCCAGGGAATACCTGCTACAGCACATTCACCTGTACTCCATGGCTGACCTGCAGCAG GTGATCGATGGCAAACTGGCTCCCTTCCTGTCCAAAGTGATCAAGTTCGCCAGCTCTCATGtcttcagctgcagtttgtgtcgAGAGAAAGGATTCATCTGTGAGCTGTGCCACAACGGACAGGTCATCTACCCGTTCCAGGAGAGCGCAACCAGGAG GTGTGACGGCTGCGGCGCCGTGTTCCACGCCGAGTGTCGACAGAAAGCTCAGCCGTGTCCTCGCTGCGTTCGCAGAGAACTCCACAAGAGGCCGTCCTCCTTCTGGTCGCCTGATGACGACAGCCCTGACTGCTTCCACCTGCCCTACCAGGACACCTga